Proteins encoded within one genomic window of Citricoccus muralis:
- a CDS encoding heavy metal translocating P-type ATPase: protein MTTEDTSTQTTGSGVNLTGVELQISGMTCASCANRIEKKLNKLDGITASVNYATEKASVTAPAGYDPQLLIAEVEKTGYTAELPAVKGALAPGDDDDGASREDAELRVLRQRLIGSAILTVPVIAMAMIPALQFDYWGFASLTLAAPVVVWAGWPFHKAAWMNLKHGAATMDTLISIGTTAAMIWSVIALFFGTAGDRGVVHPFEFTISRSDGLGHIYLEVAAGVITFILLGRYFEKRSKRRAGAALRALLELGAKEVSVLRSGREERISIEELSVGDEFVVRPGEKIATDGIITSGSSAIDASMLTGESIPVEVGEGDNVTGATVNAGGRLVVKATRVGADTQLAQMAKLVEDAQSGKAEIQRLADRVSGVFVPIAIAVAVAALGAWIGAGFPLSAGFTAAVAVLIIACPCALGLATPTALLVGTGRGAQMGVLIKGPEVLESTKRVDTIVLDKTGTVTTGKMTLTDVFTADGTTREELLRIAGGLEDYSEHPIAQAIAAGAASEVGELPTPESFENIEGKGVQGTVDGHAVLAGRESLLADWSIHLDDELLAAKQEAESQGKTAIAVGWDGQARGVLVVSDQIKPTSAEAIRQFKELGLTPVLLTGDNQSVAEQVAAEVGIGQVIAEVLPKDKVDVVTRLQGEGKTVAMVGDGVNDAPALAQADLGLAMGTGTDVAIEAADITLVRGDLRAAADAIRLSRKTMGTIKTNLFWAFAYNTAAIPLAAFGLLNPMLAGAAMALSSVFVVSNSLRLRTFKAKADDDQAAPAGNAPAPARQPVQG, encoded by the coding sequence ATGACCACTGAGGACACCAGTACCCAGACGACCGGCTCCGGGGTGAATCTTACCGGGGTCGAGTTGCAGATCAGTGGCATGACCTGCGCCTCCTGCGCGAACCGAATCGAGAAGAAGCTCAACAAGCTCGACGGCATCACCGCCTCTGTGAACTACGCGACCGAGAAGGCCAGCGTCACCGCCCCGGCGGGCTATGACCCGCAGCTGCTGATCGCGGAGGTGGAGAAGACGGGGTACACCGCCGAGCTCCCCGCCGTCAAGGGCGCACTCGCGCCGGGCGATGATGATGACGGCGCGTCACGTGAGGATGCTGAGCTGCGGGTGCTGCGCCAGCGGCTCATCGGGTCGGCGATTCTGACGGTGCCTGTCATCGCGATGGCGATGATCCCGGCCTTGCAGTTCGACTACTGGGGCTTCGCCTCCCTCACCTTGGCCGCTCCCGTGGTCGTCTGGGCGGGGTGGCCGTTCCACAAAGCTGCCTGGATGAACCTCAAGCACGGCGCGGCGACGATGGACACGCTCATCTCCATCGGCACGACCGCCGCCATGATCTGGTCAGTCATCGCCCTGTTCTTCGGCACCGCGGGAGATCGTGGCGTCGTCCACCCCTTCGAGTTCACCATCTCCCGCTCCGACGGCCTCGGGCACATCTACCTAGAGGTCGCCGCCGGGGTGATCACCTTCATCCTGCTCGGCCGGTACTTCGAGAAGCGCTCCAAACGCCGCGCTGGAGCCGCCCTCCGCGCCCTGCTCGAACTCGGCGCGAAAGAGGTCTCGGTCCTGCGGAGCGGCAGGGAAGAGCGGATCTCGATCGAGGAGTTGAGCGTCGGTGACGAGTTCGTCGTCCGGCCCGGCGAGAAGATCGCCACCGACGGGATCATCACCTCCGGTAGCTCTGCGATCGATGCGTCCATGCTGACCGGCGAGTCCATCCCCGTCGAGGTCGGCGAGGGTGACAACGTCACCGGCGCCACAGTGAACGCCGGAGGACGCCTCGTGGTTAAGGCCACCCGGGTCGGCGCCGATACCCAGCTGGCCCAGATGGCCAAGCTGGTCGAGGATGCCCAATCGGGCAAGGCCGAGATCCAGCGTCTGGCAGATCGCGTCTCCGGGGTGTTCGTGCCGATCGCGATCGCTGTCGCGGTCGCCGCACTCGGCGCGTGGATCGGGGCCGGATTCCCGCTCTCGGCTGGGTTCACCGCCGCCGTCGCCGTACTGATCATCGCCTGCCCCTGCGCGCTGGGCCTCGCGACGCCCACGGCGCTGCTGGTCGGCACCGGGCGGGGCGCGCAAATGGGCGTGCTCATCAAAGGACCGGAGGTACTGGAATCCACGAAGCGCGTGGACACGATCGTGTTGGACAAGACCGGCACCGTCACCACCGGAAAGATGACGCTCACCGACGTCTTCACCGCCGACGGCACCACCCGCGAGGAGCTGCTGCGGATCGCGGGCGGCCTGGAGGACTACTCCGAGCACCCGATCGCTCAAGCCATCGCCGCAGGTGCCGCCTCCGAGGTGGGTGAGCTGCCGACGCCGGAGTCCTTCGAGAATATCGAGGGCAAAGGCGTGCAGGGCACCGTCGACGGCCACGCCGTGCTCGCCGGACGAGAGTCACTGCTCGCCGACTGGTCGATCCATCTCGACGATGAGCTCCTTGCTGCGAAGCAGGAGGCCGAGTCGCAGGGCAAGACCGCGATCGCTGTCGGCTGGGACGGCCAGGCGCGCGGTGTGCTCGTGGTCTCCGACCAGATCAAGCCCACCAGCGCTGAAGCGATCCGCCAGTTCAAGGAACTCGGCCTGACTCCGGTGCTGCTCACCGGCGACAATCAGTCCGTCGCCGAGCAGGTCGCCGCCGAGGTCGGCATCGGCCAAGTCATCGCGGAGGTGCTGCCGAAGGACAAGGTCGACGTCGTCACCCGCCTGCAAGGTGAGGGCAAGACCGTGGCGATGGTCGGCGACGGCGTCAACGACGCTCCCGCACTCGCCCAAGCCGATCTGGGCCTGGCGATGGGCACCGGCACCGATGTCGCGATAGAGGCCGCCGACATCACCCTGGTGCGCGGCGACTTGCGCGCGGCCGCCGACGCGATCCGCCTGTCACGGAAAACGATGGGCACGATCAAGACGAATCTGTTCTGGGCCTTCGCCTATAACACCGCCGCAATCCCGCTGGCTGCCTTCGGGCTACTCAACCCCATGCTCGCCGGAGCCGCGATGGCGCTCTCGTCTGTGTTCGTCGTGAGTAACAGTCTGCGGCTGCGCACATTCAAGGCCAAGGCCGACGACGACCAGGCCGCGCCCGCGGGGAACGCCCCTGCACCGGCACGCCAGCCGGTACAGGGCTAA